ACCGCCACCGGCGCCACGGAGATTCGCCAGCGCGAAAAACTCGGGCGCCCGCTGCCGGTTTCGCGCCGCCAACTCATCGCGCAGCAAGCGCTGGGCGCTGGCGACGGCCAGGCGGTCGCTGTTCTCGCCGAAACCGATTTTTTTGCTGCGTACGCGCTGCATAAAGAGCAGCGCCATCTCTTCGGCCTGCTCAAAAGCCATTCCCGTCCGGTGGTGGTGCTTGATCACGAGGGCATGGTCCGCTTGAGCCTGCCGAGCGCCGAGCTGCTGGTGACCACCGTCGGCGAGGCCGGACAAAAGTTGTCGCATTTTGTCGAGGCCAACACTTACTACGGCGACGGCGGCGAGGAAATTCCCAGCATTCGCCTGGCCGCCGGCCCCAAACTGATCGACCTTTCCAAACTCGCCAACGTCAAGCAGGTCATCGCGCTGGCCAACATCGAGCTGGCCAAATATTCCGCCAATACGAAGATTATGGTGATTGCGGAAATTCGGCGGTGAGGCAGCGCATTGTCCGTTTTAAGAAAGCAAGGGCGGAAAATAGAGGCTGGAAAATATTTACGGCTTTTCGTTCATCAGCGGATTGGAAATCGCGTGGCGCTCGATGATGTCGCGAAAGAGCATGACGTCGAAACAGGATTGCAGCGTTTTTTGCGCCAACTCGGCGTCCATGTCGGCCGCCTCGGGATAGCCGCCCAGCCGAACGTACTTTTCAAATTGGGATTTTAAAACGGCCCGGCATGCGTTGAATAAACGTCTTTCACGTCCAGATTTTGGAATCGGCAGTACTCCTCAAATGAAAACGGAAAGAGATGATAAACGAGATCGCGCCCGCGCAAGCTCGTGGCAATTTCTTTCCACAGCATTTTGGCGGACGAGCCAGTCAGGAAAATATTCTTCCTCACCGTGTCATACATGCGCCGCACGAATTTTTCCCAGCCATTGATCTCCTGAATTTCGTCGAAAAACAGATAAATTTCCTGGCCGTAATTTTCCGGATAAAGCTCGTAATACGCCTCTAAAATCAGGCGCAACTGTGCGGAAGTCAATGTGAGCCGTTCGTCTTCAAAATTCAGGTAAATCGTAACGCAAGCTTCCAGCCTGCAAACGAAGGCAGGCTGGAAGCTTGCGCTACAGCATTTTCGTGGTAATGGCCCATGCCGGGCGCGGCACCCGATAATGATGAAAATCGGAGTGCCCCGCTCACAGCGGGGCAATGCTGAAGCATTGCACTCCGGTTTATTTTCAGAGGAATTTCATAAGGCATTTTTGCGCGCCAACTTTTTTAATCTTGATTCCGATCAAATTTTTGTTATCGTATATTGAAGGATCACTAAACGTCTTGAATGTCAAACGATTTTGTAAAACCCCAAATGCCTCATGCCCGACCCTCGCGTCATCAAGCTCGCCAAAGTCCTCGTTGATTATTCGCTTGAAATAAAATCCGGTCAGCAAATGGAGCTGCGCACCAGCCCGCTGGCGGACGAGTTGTCGTTGGCGGTTTATGCCGAAGCCGTCAAAGCCGGCGCGCACGTCGTCATCAGCAACAGCTTGCCCGGCGCCGAAGAAAACTTTTACAAGTATGCAACGGAAGCGCAGCTCGATTATGTGTCGCCGCTTTACAAGCTGACCGTGGAATCTTTTGACGCCATTTTGTACATCGAGGCCGAACACAACACGCGCGCATTGAGTGGCGTCGATCCCAGCCGTCTGGCGCGTTCGCGCAAAGCCCGCGCGGTGATCAGCAAAATACTTTTGGAACGCTCGGCCCGCCACGAGCTGCGCTGGTGTTACACCGTTTATCCGACACCAGCAGCGGCGCAGGAAGCCGGCATGAGTTTGGCGGATTATCAAGATTTTGTCTATCACGCCGGTTTGTTGAATGAAGTCGATCCGGTTGCCGCCTGGCAGCATGAGCTTAAACGCCTACACGAGCTGATGGCTTGGCTGGCAGGAAAAGATCAGGTCAGATTAAAAGGCGCGCATATCGACTTGACGCTTTCGATTAAAGATCGCCAATTTGTAGAATCCGCCGGAAAATTCAATTTTCCCGACGGCGAGATTTTTACCGGTCCGGTGGAAAACTCGGTCAACGGTTGGGTGCGTTTTCGTTATCCCGCGATTTACGATGGACAGGAAGTGACGGAGGTTGAATTATGGTTTGCAGACGGCAAGATTGTGAAAGAAAAAGCCGGCAAAGGCAGGGAACTGCTCACCGCCTTGCTGAACACCGACCCGGGCGCGCGCTATCTCGGCGAATGGGGCATCGGCACGAATTATCGCATTCAGCGGTTCACGAAAAACATGCTGTTTGACGAGAAAATCGGCGGCACGATTCATCTGGCGGTTGGCGCCAGTTATCCCGAAACCGGCGGCAAAAACGATTCGGGCTTGCATTGGGATATGCTCTGCGACATGGCCGAAAGCGAGATTATTGTTGATGGCGAGGTGTTTTATCGAAATGGCAACCCCGTGATTTGAGCAAAAATTTTAAATTGAAAATTTACAATGTAAATTTTCAACGAACAACGAGCGAGCAGCAACAGGAATGATCCTCACCATCACTCCCAATCCGATGCTCGACAAAACGCTGGAGGTGCCGGCTTTTGCGCCTGGCCTCACGCATCGCGCCCAGCGCGTCGTGACGATTGGCAGCGGCAAGGGCATCAATGTCTCACGTGCGCTTTTGCAACTCGGTGAGAAAACGTTGGCCTCGGGTTTTCTCGGCGGCTACACGGGAGAGCAAGTTCGCAAATTGCTTGATGAAGAAAAGCTTCCTCATGATTTTATCGAAACAGCCGGCTTCACGCGAATCGGGTTCACCATTTTCGACATCAAACGCAACGACTACACTGCCGTATTCGAGCCGGGGCCGAAGCTGCGCGCGGAGGAAGTTGATCGTCTCGTGAAAAAAGTCAATCAGCTTTTGCCGCGTTGTAAAGCTTTGGCATTGTGCGGCAGCATGCCCGACGCCGGTTTTGACGATCTGTATTTTCGCCTCATTCAGACGGCTCATGAGAAGAACGTGCCGGTTTTTCTCGACAGCTACCATGAACCGCTGCGACAAGGCCTCGCGGCGCGTCCGGATTTTCTCAAACCCAATCGCGATGAAGCGCTCCAAACTTTTGGCATCGATAGCCGC
This genomic stretch from candidate division KSB1 bacterium harbors:
- a CDS encoding AAA family ATPase, with translation MPRCERGTPIFIIIGCRARHGPLPRKCCSASFQPAFVCRLEACVTIYLNFEDERLTLTSAQLRLILEAYYELYPENYGQEIYLFFDEIQEINGWEKFVRRMYDTVRKNIFLTGSSAKMLWKEIATSLRGRDLVYHLFPFSFEEYCRFQNLDVKDVYSTHAGPF
- a CDS encoding aminopeptidase, with translation MPDPRVIKLAKVLVDYSLEIKSGQQMELRTSPLADELSLAVYAEAVKAGAHVVISNSLPGAEENFYKYATEAQLDYVSPLYKLTVESFDAILYIEAEHNTRALSGVDPSRLARSRKARAVISKILLERSARHELRWCYTVYPTPAAAQEAGMSLADYQDFVYHAGLLNEVDPVAAWQHELKRLHELMAWLAGKDQVRLKGAHIDLTLSIKDRQFVESAGKFNFPDGEIFTGPVENSVNGWVRFRYPAIYDGQEVTEVELWFADGKIVKEKAGKGRELLTALLNTDPGARYLGEWGIGTNYRIQRFTKNMLFDEKIGGTIHLAVGASYPETGGKNDSGLHWDMLCDMAESEIIVDGEVFYRNGNPVI
- a CDS encoding 1-phosphofructokinase family hexose kinase — its product is MILTITPNPMLDKTLEVPAFAPGLTHRAQRVVTIGSGKGINVSRALLQLGEKTLASGFLGGYTGEQVRKLLDEEKLPHDFIETAGFTRIGFTIFDIKRNDYTAVFEPGPKLRAEEVDRLVKKVNQLLPRCKALALCGSMPDAGFDDLYFRLIQTAHEKNVPVFLDSYHEPLRQGLAARPDFLKPNRDEALQTFGIDSREPGGMKTLLGQLATTGAQWIFLTDGERDVGVYAQSRCYLATPPPIKPVNTLGSGDAMAAAFLFGWLRKMATEDLIRFTIAAGAVNAEAFMPGFADLKRIQNMAKRVLLEPFHL